In Ferribacterium limneticum, a genomic segment contains:
- a CDS encoding YfhL family 4Fe-4S dicluster ferredoxin, with protein MSLIITDECINCDVCEPECPNEAISQGEEIYVIDPNKCTECVGHYDEPQCVQVCPVDCIPKDENHVETQDMLWVKYEKLTGNKRA; from the coding sequence ATGTCTCTGATTATTACCGACGAGTGCATCAATTGCGACGTGTGCGAACCGGAGTGCCCGAACGAGGCGATCTCCCAGGGCGAGGAAATTTACGTCATCGACCCGAACAAGTGCACCGAGTGCGTCGGCCACTACGACGAACCGCAGTGCGTGCAGGTCTGCCCGGTGGATTGCATCCCCAAGGATGAAAACCATGTCGAAACCCAGGACATGCTGTGGGTCAAATACGAAAAGCTGACCGGCAACAAACGCGCCTGA
- a CDS encoding dynamin family protein, which yields MSLANQFAAYTAWRSRLATYIAELQGWLNTNELSDAQSDLRLTQLLERLREDRLNVAFVAEFSRGKSELINAIFFADYGNRMLPSSAGRTTMCPTELLFDGNKLPCIELLPIQTRASNSSVSEYKRFADEWTKISLDTESPDAMQDALRHVSETTRVTPEEAGRLGFEVGQGQIDLYVIGEDGLVEVPRWRHAMINFPHPLLKQGLVILDTPGLNAIGAEPELTLSLLPNAHAVLFILAADTGVTQSDLAIWREHICGGGMAKRGRMVVLNKIDGQWDELKSTEEIDAEIQRQVDSSAAILDLPASQIFPVSAQKGLVAKINGDTALLDKSRLPLLEAALSEELIPAKRDIVCDSTEGEFGDVSRRVRSLLDTRLLGLREQLTELTELRGKNKGVVEYMMGKVRAEKDEFESGLQRYYAVRSVFSTLTNNLFSHLGLDVLRQLTHETRETMLEAAFSKTLSDAMAGFFAGSRTALAKSNSEIGEILSMMEAVYKKFAIEHGLKLGSPTTFSLLRYEKELDRLQAWCDDHLNTMVSLLTHDKKNITQKFFEEVATQVRRAFEHANRDAEVWLRAIMAPMETQVREHQIQLKRRLESIKRIHQATDTLEDRIAELDGVEQNLLQQIEALEEIVGRVQDMLVPLDIRELQAA from the coding sequence ATGTCGCTCGCCAACCAATTCGCTGCCTATACCGCCTGGCGTTCACGCCTGGCCACCTATATCGCTGAGCTTCAGGGCTGGCTGAATACTAACGAGCTGTCCGATGCCCAGAGCGACTTGCGCCTGACGCAACTGCTCGAACGCCTGCGTGAAGACCGGCTCAATGTCGCCTTTGTCGCCGAGTTCTCGCGTGGCAAGTCGGAACTGATCAACGCCATTTTCTTCGCCGACTACGGCAACCGGATGCTGCCTTCGTCAGCCGGCCGGACGACCATGTGTCCGACCGAACTGCTGTTCGACGGTAACAAGCTGCCGTGCATCGAACTGCTGCCGATCCAGACGCGGGCTTCAAACTCCAGCGTCAGCGAATACAAGCGCTTTGCCGACGAGTGGACGAAAATTTCGCTCGATACCGAGTCGCCCGATGCCATGCAGGACGCCCTGCGCCACGTCAGCGAAACGACCCGGGTGACGCCCGAAGAGGCCGGCCGTCTCGGCTTCGAGGTCGGCCAGGGGCAGATCGACCTCTATGTGATTGGCGAGGACGGGCTGGTCGAAGTGCCGCGCTGGCGGCACGCCATGATCAATTTCCCGCACCCGCTGCTCAAGCAGGGTCTGGTCATTCTCGACACGCCGGGTCTCAATGCCATCGGTGCCGAGCCGGAACTGACCCTCTCGCTGCTCCCCAACGCCCATGCCGTGCTGTTCATTCTGGCCGCCGATACGGGTGTGACGCAGTCCGACCTGGCCATCTGGCGCGAGCATATTTGTGGCGGCGGTATGGCCAAGCGTGGCCGGATGGTCGTCCTCAACAAGATCGACGGCCAGTGGGACGAATTGAAATCCACCGAGGAAATCGACGCCGAAATCCAGCGCCAGGTCGATTCCAGTGCGGCCATTCTTGACTTGCCAGCCAGCCAGATTTTCCCGGTTTCGGCGCAAAAGGGCCTGGTCGCCAAGATCAACGGCGATACGGCTTTGCTCGACAAGAGTCGTCTGCCGCTGCTCGAAGCGGCGCTCTCCGAAGAACTGATTCCGGCCAAGCGCGATATCGTCTGCGACAGCACCGAAGGTGAGTTTGGCGACGTCAGCCGGCGCGTGCGCAGCCTGCTCGACACGCGCCTGCTTGGCCTGCGCGAGCAACTGACCGAATTGACCGAATTGCGTGGCAAAAACAAGGGCGTCGTCGAGTACATGATGGGCAAGGTGCGGGCAGAAAAGGACGAGTTCGAGTCCGGCTTGCAGCGTTACTACGCCGTGCGCAGTGTGTTCTCGACGCTGACCAACAACCTGTTCAGCCACCTCGGTCTCGACGTTCTGCGCCAGTTGACGCACGAAACGCGCGAAACCATGCTCGAAGCGGCGTTTTCCAAGACCCTGTCCGATGCCATGGCCGGCTTCTTTGCCGGTTCGCGCACGGCGCTGGCCAAGTCGAACAGCGAAATCGGCGAAATCCTGTCGATGATGGAGGCGGTTTACAAGAAATTCGCCATCGAGCATGGCCTCAAGCTTGGTTCGCCGACGACCTTCTCGCTGCTCCGTTACGAAAAGGAGCTCGATCGCCTGCAGGCGTGGTGCGACGATCACCTCAACACGATGGTCAGCCTGCTCACCCACGACAAGAAGAACATCACTCAGAAATTCTTCGAGGAGGTGGCCACCCAGGTGCGGCGCGCCTTCGAGCACGCCAACCGCGATGCCGAAGTCTGGCTGCGCGCCATCATGGCGCCGATGGAAACCCAGGTGCGCGAACACCAGATCCAGCTCAAGCGTCGTCTGGAAAGCATCAAACGCATCCATCAGGCGACCGATACGCTGGAAGATCGCATTGCCGAACTCGATGGCGTCGAGCAGAACCTGCTGCAGCAGATCGAGGCGCTCGAGGAAATTGTCGGTCGCGTTCAGGACATGCTGGTGCCGCTCGATATCCGGGAATTGCAGGCGGCCTGA
- the mutM gene encoding bifunctional DNA-formamidopyrimidine glycosylase/DNA-(apurinic or apyrimidinic site) lyase produces MPELPEVEVCRRGLAPELEGALIEGVVIRAPKLRQEIPRELIELLPGCRIAAVRRRGKYLLIDCQRTGIEGSLIVHLGMSGNLRFVSRDQPPAKHDHFDLVLAGQSLRLADPRRFGVVLWQPGPPAAAELHPLLATQGIEPLSDDFTVNRIFSSISKRSGPIKPTLMDSHLVVGIGNIYASESLFRAGISPLRAANRISRARYELLVAAIRETLSDAIAAGGSSIRDYVHSDGSAGWFQIQAGVYDRAGQPCLRCGGVVRQIRQAGRSTYYCTGCQH; encoded by the coding sequence ATGCCGGAATTGCCGGAGGTGGAAGTATGTCGTCGCGGCTTGGCGCCGGAGCTCGAAGGTGCGCTGATCGAGGGCGTGGTTATTCGTGCGCCGAAGCTGCGTCAGGAGATTCCGCGGGAGTTGATCGAGTTGTTGCCGGGCTGCCGCATCGCCGCTGTGCGCCGGCGTGGCAAGTACCTGCTGATCGACTGTCAGCGCACGGGTATTGAAGGGAGCCTGATTGTTCATCTCGGGATGTCGGGCAACCTGCGTTTCGTGTCGCGCGACCAGCCTCCGGCCAAGCATGACCATTTCGATCTGGTGCTGGCCGGGCAGAGTTTGCGTCTGGCCGATCCGCGCCGTTTCGGTGTCGTGCTCTGGCAACCGGGGCCGCCCGCGGCGGCTGAGCTGCATCCCTTGCTGGCAACGCAGGGGATCGAACCCTTGTCGGACGATTTCACGGTCAACCGGATTTTTTCGTCAATTTCGAAACGCAGCGGGCCGATCAAGCCGACCCTCATGGACAGTCATCTGGTCGTCGGCATCGGCAATATCTACGCCTCGGAGAGTCTGTTCCGCGCCGGCATTTCGCCGCTGCGGGCCGCCAACCGGATCAGCCGGGCGCGCTATGAACTGCTCGTGGCGGCCATTCGCGAAACCTTGTCGGATGCCATTGCGGCGGGCGGCAGCAGTATTCGCGATTACGTGCACAGCGACGGCAGTGCCGGCTGGTTCCAGATCCAGGCCGGCGTCTATGACCGGGCCGGACAACCCTGCTTGCGCTGTGGTGGGGTGGTCAGACAAATTCGTCAGGCCGGGCGGAGCACCTATTACTGTACTGGCTGCCAGCATTAA
- a CDS encoding tetratricopeptide repeat protein produces MQLKRIAAALTLTLGLTHGGYGLAAGEAPAKPADKRPSTQAASEDLLARTVFQALVGEFALQRGDAKLGSDAWTDLAQRTRDPKVLARATEVAGFARQFDRALELSKLWLEVEPDSTKARQSQSSLLILANRLDELAPQLAALLAQDKPNLGNNLMHLNRMLARHTDKKAVQSLVDRLAAPYDDLPEAHFAMAQAAANANDNLRALNETEKSLQLRPDWESAALARAQLQTRLSPQTAIDSLSTFVDANPAGRDARLALARLLISEKRYDEARRHFDRLIKDNPDNPDVIYPVAMLALQQGDTTTGRTQLEHLLTTDFADKSTIHFFLGQLDQEQNKTEAAAEHYRQVTVGEQYIAARSRLAQILLQQGKTNEARELLHNTRGGTAAERTQLILAESQILREAGRHNDAYIVLDLALTAQPDNPELLYEAALTAERIGKPEILEIHLKHLLAIKPDHAHALNALGYSLTERNIRLPEAQELITKALGLTPEDPFIMDSMGWVLYRQGKLPEALQTLEQAYRIKADPEIAAHLGEVLWQMNRKDDARRILQEATKAHPGNEVLNGAVKKYLP; encoded by the coding sequence ATGCAACTGAAGCGAATCGCTGCCGCCCTCACCCTCACCCTGGGCCTGACCCACGGTGGATACGGCCTGGCCGCCGGCGAAGCCCCCGCCAAACCAGCCGACAAGCGCCCGAGCACCCAGGCCGCCTCGGAAGACCTGCTGGCGCGCACGGTTTTCCAGGCTCTGGTCGGCGAATTTGCACTGCAGCGCGGCGACGCCAAACTCGGCTCCGACGCGTGGACTGATCTTGCCCAGCGCACGCGCGACCCAAAAGTCCTCGCCCGGGCCACGGAAGTAGCCGGCTTCGCCCGCCAGTTCGACCGCGCCCTCGAACTATCCAAATTATGGCTCGAAGTCGAGCCCGACTCGACCAAAGCCCGGCAATCCCAGTCCTCGCTGTTGATCCTTGCCAACCGCCTCGACGAACTCGCCCCGCAATTGGCGGCCCTGCTCGCCCAGGACAAGCCCAATCTGGGCAACAACCTGATGCATCTCAACCGCATGCTGGCCCGGCACACCGACAAAAAAGCCGTCCAGTCACTGGTCGACCGCCTTGCCGCCCCCTACGACGACCTACCTGAAGCCCATTTCGCCATGGCCCAGGCCGCCGCCAATGCCAACGACAACCTGCGCGCACTGAACGAAACCGAAAAATCCCTGCAACTTCGCCCGGATTGGGAAAGCGCCGCGCTCGCCCGCGCCCAGCTCCAGACCCGGTTATCGCCCCAAACCGCCATCGACAGCCTGAGCACTTTCGTCGACGCCAACCCAGCCGGCCGTGATGCCCGCTTGGCGCTCGCCCGCCTGCTCATCAGCGAAAAACGCTATGACGAAGCCCGCCGCCATTTTGATCGCCTGATCAAGGACAACCCGGACAATCCGGACGTCATCTACCCGGTCGCCATGCTTGCCTTGCAGCAAGGCGACACGACAACCGGACGGACCCAACTCGAGCACCTGTTGACCACCGATTTCGCCGACAAGAGCACCATTCATTTCTTCCTCGGCCAACTCGACCAGGAGCAGAACAAGACGGAAGCAGCAGCTGAACATTACCGCCAGGTCACCGTCGGCGAGCAATACATCGCCGCCCGCTCCCGGCTGGCCCAAATCCTCCTGCAACAAGGCAAGACCAATGAAGCCCGGGAACTGCTGCACAACACGCGCGGCGGCACGGCAGCCGAACGGACCCAATTGATCCTCGCCGAATCGCAGATCCTGCGCGAAGCCGGCCGCCACAACGACGCCTACATCGTTCTCGACCTTGCCCTGACTGCCCAGCCGGACAACCCGGAACTGCTTTACGAAGCGGCGCTGACCGCCGAGCGCATAGGCAAGCCCGAAATTCTCGAAATCCATCTCAAGCACCTGCTGGCGATCAAACCAGACCACGCCCACGCCCTCAACGCGCTCGGCTATTCGTTGACTGAACGCAACATCCGCCTGCCGGAAGCCCAAGAACTGATTACCAAGGCGCTTGGCCTGACGCCGGAAGATCCCTTCATCATGGACAGCATGGGCTGGGTGCTCTACCGCCAGGGCAAGCTGCCGGAAGCACTGCAGACGCTCGAACAGGCCTATCGCATCAAGGCTGACCCCGAAATCGCCGCCCACCTCGGCGAAGTACTGTGGCAAATGAACCGCAAGGACGACGCCCGCCGTATCCTGCAGGAAGCCACCAAGGCCCATCCGGGCAACGAAGTCCTGAACGGCGCCGTCAAGAAATACCTGCCTTGA
- the lolB gene encoding lipoprotein insertase outer membrane protein LolB gives MKLRITLLLAASLLTACASTPPARLAARDNIRDFALEGRFALRVTLPGQAVQNSGGRLTWTHQNRSDRVLLSSPLGYGLAEIETTPGISRLRTAEGKTSEASDPDTLIEEVTGQRLPVSRLPAWLLGRSGGTARIESDAHGRPARLNEDGWQVDYAFEDDSPNALPSRLTLSRNGEIELRLRIEEWKETP, from the coding sequence TTGAAATTACGCATCACCCTGCTGCTGGCGGCCAGCCTGCTGACCGCTTGCGCCAGCACGCCACCGGCCCGACTGGCCGCCCGCGACAATATCCGCGACTTTGCACTGGAAGGCCGCTTCGCACTACGCGTCACGCTGCCCGGCCAGGCCGTGCAAAACTCCGGCGGCCGCCTGACCTGGACACACCAGAACCGCAGCGACCGCGTGCTGCTCTCCAGCCCGCTCGGCTACGGTCTGGCCGAAATCGAAACGACACCGGGAATTTCCCGCCTGCGTACGGCCGAAGGCAAAACCAGCGAAGCAAGCGACCCCGACACGCTGATCGAAGAGGTCACCGGCCAGCGCCTGCCGGTCAGCCGCCTCCCCGCCTGGCTGCTCGGTCGTTCGGGCGGAACGGCTCGGATCGAGTCAGACGCCCATGGCCGCCCAGCCCGACTAAACGAAGACGGCTGGCAAGTAGACTATGCCTTTGAAGACGACAGCCCGAACGCCCTGCCCAGCCGCCTGACCCTGTCGCGCAATGGTGAAATCGAACTGCGCCTGCGCATCGAGGAATGGAAAGAAACGCCGTGA
- the ispE gene encoding 4-(cytidine 5'-diphospho)-2-C-methyl-D-erythritol kinase: MERNAVSDWNWHSAWPAPAKLNLFLHVVGRRADGYHLLQTVFRFIDRADTLRFDPRSDDKIVLATPIPGVPADSDLTVRAARLLQETTGCRQGATIHLDKQLPMGGGLGGGSSDAATVLLALNHLWQTGCSRPELEKIGLVLGADVPVFIHGRNTFAEGVGEAFTDVDLPAESYLVLHPAVHVPTAAIFGAPELKRDTATIRPTDWQHGDGHNDLEVVACAKFPTVAEHLDWLKSRAPHAMMTGSGACVFAGFPRRSEAEALLASLPAGMQGWIADGLPEHPLAKIR, encoded by the coding sequence ATGGAAAGAAACGCCGTGAGCGACTGGAACTGGCACAGCGCCTGGCCTGCCCCGGCCAAACTGAATCTGTTCCTGCACGTCGTCGGCCGGCGGGCTGACGGCTACCACCTGCTGCAAACCGTCTTCCGCTTCATCGACCGCGCCGACACACTGCGTTTCGACCCACGCAGCGATGACAAAATCGTTCTCGCCACACCCATTCCCGGCGTCCCGGCCGACAGCGACCTGACCGTCCGCGCCGCCCGCCTGCTGCAGGAAACCACGGGCTGCCGGCAAGGCGCGACCATCCACCTCGACAAGCAACTGCCGATGGGCGGCGGGCTGGGCGGCGGATCGTCCGATGCCGCGACCGTACTGCTTGCCCTGAACCATCTGTGGCAGACCGGCTGCAGCCGGCCTGAACTGGAAAAAATCGGCCTTGTGCTCGGCGCCGATGTCCCGGTTTTCATCCATGGCCGCAACACCTTCGCCGAAGGCGTCGGCGAAGCCTTTACCGACGTCGACCTGCCAGCAGAAAGTTATCTGGTTCTGCATCCTGCGGTCCACGTGCCAACTGCGGCCATTTTCGGCGCCCCCGAACTGAAGCGCGACACCGCGACCATTCGCCCGACAGACTGGCAGCACGGGGATGGCCACAACGACCTCGAAGTCGTCGCCTGCGCCAAATTCCCGACGGTGGCTGAACATCTGGACTGGCTCAAAAGCCGCGCCCCACACGCCATGATGACCGGCTCCGGCGCCTGCGTCTTCGCCGGCTTTCCCCGACGCAGCGAGGCCGAGGCCCTTCTGGCAAGCCTTCCGGCCGGCATGCAGGGCTGGATTGCCGATGGCCTGCCCGAACATCCGCTGGCAAAAATTCGCTGA
- a CDS encoding ribose-phosphate pyrophosphokinase, whose translation MAYNSLMVFTGNANPKLAADVATQLSVDLGRANVGRFSDGEVSVELQEHVRGRDIFVLQSTCAPCNDNLMELLVIVDSLKRASAGRITAAIPYFGYARQDRRSRSSRVPIAAKLVANMLVASGVDRVLTMDLHAEQIQGFFDIPVDNIYGLPILLDDIQKQHYENPMVVSPDHGGVVRARSLAKRLECDLAIIDKRRPKANVSEVMNIIGEVDGRTCIIMDDMVDTAGTLCKAATALKANGAKKVVAYCTHPVLSGPAVERVNSSDLDALVVTDTIPLRDDAAACPRIRQLSVAEIMAETIRRISNDDSVSSLFID comes from the coding sequence ATGGCCTACAACAGCTTGATGGTCTTCACCGGCAATGCCAATCCAAAACTGGCTGCCGATGTTGCAACGCAACTCAGTGTCGATCTCGGCCGTGCCAACGTCGGCCGTTTTTCCGATGGCGAAGTCAGTGTCGAGCTGCAGGAACACGTTCGTGGGCGCGACATTTTCGTGCTGCAATCCACTTGCGCTCCGTGCAACGATAACCTGATGGAACTGTTGGTTATCGTTGATTCGCTCAAGCGTGCCTCGGCCGGCCGCATTACCGCCGCCATCCCCTATTTCGGCTACGCCCGCCAGGATCGCCGTTCGCGTTCGTCGCGCGTGCCCATCGCCGCCAAGCTCGTCGCCAACATGCTCGTCGCCTCCGGCGTCGACCGTGTGCTGACCATGGACCTGCACGCCGAACAAATTCAGGGCTTCTTCGACATTCCGGTCGACAACATCTACGGCCTGCCGATCCTGCTCGACGACATCCAGAAGCAACATTACGAAAACCCGATGGTCGTTTCGCCCGACCACGGCGGCGTAGTCCGTGCCCGTTCGCTGGCCAAGCGTCTCGAATGCGACCTGGCGATCATCGACAAGCGTCGCCCGAAGGCCAACGTTTCCGAAGTGATGAACATCATCGGTGAAGTCGATGGCCGCACCTGCATCATCATGGACGACATGGTCGACACCGCCGGCACCCTGTGCAAGGCCGCCACTGCCCTGAAGGCCAATGGCGCCAAGAAGGTCGTTGCCTACTGTACGCACCCGGTGCTGTCCGGCCCGGCTGTCGAGCGCGTCAACAGTTCCGACCTCGATGCCTTGGTCGTCACTGACACCATTCCACTGCGCGACGATGCTGCTGCCTGCCCGCGCATCCGTCAGCTTTCCGTGGCCGAAATCATGGCCGAAACCATTCGCCGCATCAGCAACGACGACTCCGTCTCGTCGCTGTTCATCGATTAA